Proteins encoded within one genomic window of Equus caballus isolate H_3958 breed thoroughbred chromosome 20, TB-T2T, whole genome shotgun sequence:
- the VPS52 gene encoding vacuolar protein sorting-associated protein 52 homolog isoform X1, whose amino-acid sequence MAAAATMAAAARELVLRAGASDMEEEEGPLGSGPGLQEPLQLGELDITSDEFILDEVDVHIQANLEDELVKEALKTGVDLRHYSKQVELELQQIEQKSIRDYIQESENIASLHNQITACDAVLERMEQMLGAFQSDLSSISSEIRTLQEQSGAMNIRLRNRQAVRGKLGELVDGLVVPSALVTAILEAPVTEPRFLEQLQELDAKAAAVREQEARGTAACADVRGVLDRLRVKAVTKIREFILQKIYSFRKPMTNYQIPQTALLKYRFFYQFLLGNERATAKEMRDEYVETLSKIYVSYYRSYLGRLMKVQYEEVAEKDDLMGVEDTAKKGFFSKPSLRSRNTIFTLGTRGSVISPTELEAPILVPHTAQRGDQRYPFEALFRSQHYALLDNSCREYLFICEFFVVSGPAAHDLFHAVMGRTLTMTLKHLESYLADCYDAIAVFLCIHIVLRFRNIAAKRDVPALDRYWEQVLALLWPRFELILEMNVQSVRSTDPQRLGGLDTRPHYITRRYAEFSSALVSINQTIPNERTMQLLGQLQVEVENFVLRVAAEFSSRKEQLVFLINNYDMMLGVLMERAADDSKEVESFQQLLNARTQEFIEELLSPPFGGLVAFVKEAESLIERGQAERLRGEEARVTQLIRGFGSSWKSSVESLSQDVMRSFTNFRNGTSIIQGALTQLIQLYHRFHRVLSQPQLRALPARAELINIHHLMVELKKHKPNF is encoded by the exons ATGGCCGCCGCTGCGACGATGGCGGCGGCTGCCCGGGAGCTGGTGTTGCGGGCCGGGGCCTCGGatatggaggaggaggagggcccaCTG GGGAGTGGTCCTGGTCTTCAGGAGCCATTGCAACTTGGAGAGTTGGACATCACCTCTGACGAATTCATCCTGGATGAAGTGGACG TTCACATTCAGGCAAATCTGGAGGATGAGTTAGTAAAGGAGGCTCTTAAAACG GGTGTGGATCTCCGTCACTATTCAAAGCAGGTTGAGCTGGAGTTACAGCAGATTGAACAGAAATCCATTCGAGATT ATATCCAAGAGAGTGAGAACATAGCATCGCTGCACAACCAGATCACAGCCTGTGATGCTGTCCTTGAG CGCATGGAGCAGATGTTGGGAGCTTTTCAGAGTGACCTCAGCTCCATCAGCTCTGAGATCCGGACACTACAGGAACAGTCAGGAGCCATGAACATTCGGCTTCGAAACCGCCAGGCAGTTCGGGGGAAACTTGGGGAGCTTGTCGATGGTCTCGTGGTGCCCTCTGCTCTGGTCAC GGCAATTCTGGAGGCGCCAGTGACAGAGCCCAGGTTCCTGGAGCAGCTGCAGGAGCTGGACGCCAAGGCAGCCGCAGTCCgagagcaggaggccagaggcACCGCTGCCTGCGCAGATGTCAGAGGCGTGCTCGACCGGCTCCGGGTCAAG GCAGTGACGAAGATCCGGGAGTTCATCCTTCAGAAGATTTATTCCTTCAGAAAACCCATGACCAACTATCAGATCCCCCAGACGGCCCTGCTGAAGTACAG GTTCTTCTACCAGTTCCTGCTGGGCAATGAACGAGCCACAGCCAAGGAGATGAGGGATGAATACGTGGAGACGCTGAGCAAGATCTACGTGTCTTACTACCGCTCCTACCTGGGGCGGCTCATGAAGGTGCAG TATGAGGAAGTCGCTGAGAAGGATGATCTAATGGGTGTGGAAGACACGGCGAAGAAAG GATTCTTCTCGAAGCCATCCCTTCGCAGTAGGAACACCATCTTCACCCTGGGGACCCGTGGCTCTGTCATCTCCCCCACTGAACTGGAGGCCCCCATCCTGGTGCCCCACACCGCCCAGCGGGGAGACCAGAGG TATCCATTCGAGGCCCTCTTCCGCAGCCAGCACTATGCCCTCCTGGACAATTCCTGCCGTGAATATCTTTTCATCTGTGAATTCTTTGTTGTGTCTGGCCCAGCTGCACACGACCTCTTCCATGCCGTCATGGGCCGGACGCTCACCATGACCCTG AAACACCTGGAGTCCTATCTCGCTGACTGCTATGATGCCATTGCTGTTTTTCTCTGTATCCACATTGTCCTCCGATTCCGCAATATTGCAGCTAAGAGGGATGTTCCCGCCCTGGACAG GTACTGGGAACAGGTGCTTGCCCTGCTGTGGCCACGATTTGAGTTGATCCTGGAGATGAACGTCCAGAGTGTCCGAAGCACTGACCCTCAGCGCCTTGGGGGACTGGATACTCGGCCCCACTAT ATCACACGTCGGTATGCGGAGTTCTCCTCTGCTCTTGTCAGCATCAATCAGACAATTCCCAACGAACGGACGATGCAGCTGCTGGGACAGCTACAG GTGGAAGTGGAGAATTTTGTCCTCCGAGTGGCAGCTGAGTTCTCCTCAAGGAAGGAGCAGCTTGTGTTTCTGATCAACAACTACGACATGATGCTGGGTGTGCTGATG GAGCGGGCTGCAGATGACAGCAAAGAGGTTGAGAGTTTCCAGCAACTGCTCAATGCTCGGACACag GAATTCATTGAAGAGTTGCTGTCTCCTCCTTTTGGGGGTCTGGTGGCATTTGTGAAGGAGGCTGAGTCTTTGATTGAGCGTGGACAGGCTGAGCGACTTCGAGGGGAAGAAG CCCGGGTTACTCAGCTGATCCGTGGCTTTGGTAGTTCCTGGAAATCATCGGTGGAGTCTCTGAGTCAGGACGTAATGCGGAGTTTCACCAACTTCAGAAATGGAACCAGTATCATCCAG GGAGCGCTGACCCAGCTGATCCAGCTCTATCATCGCTTCCACCGGGTGCTGTCGCAGCCCCAGCTCCGAGCCCTCCCTGCCCGGGCTGAGCTCATCAACATTCACCACCTTATGGTGGAGCTCAAGAAGCACAAGCCCAACTTCTGA
- the VPS52 gene encoding vacuolar protein sorting-associated protein 52 homolog isoform X2, with product MEQMLGAFQSDLSSISSEIRTLQEQSGAMNIRLRNRQAVRGKLGELVDGLVVPSALVTAILEAPVTEPRFLEQLQELDAKAAAVREQEARGTAACADVRGVLDRLRVKAVTKIREFILQKIYSFRKPMTNYQIPQTALLKYRFFYQFLLGNERATAKEMRDEYVETLSKIYVSYYRSYLGRLMKVQYEEVAEKDDLMGVEDTAKKGFFSKPSLRSRNTIFTLGTRGSVISPTELEAPILVPHTAQRGDQRYPFEALFRSQHYALLDNSCREYLFICEFFVVSGPAAHDLFHAVMGRTLTMTLKHLESYLADCYDAIAVFLCIHIVLRFRNIAAKRDVPALDRYWEQVLALLWPRFELILEMNVQSVRSTDPQRLGGLDTRPHYITRRYAEFSSALVSINQTIPNERTMQLLGQLQVEVENFVLRVAAEFSSRKEQLVFLINNYDMMLGVLMERAADDSKEVESFQQLLNARTQEFIEELLSPPFGGLVAFVKEAESLIERGQAERLRGEEARVTQLIRGFGSSWKSSVESLSQDVMRSFTNFRNGTSIIQGALTQLIQLYHRFHRVLSQPQLRALPARAELINIHHLMVELKKHKPNF from the exons ATGGAGCAGATGTTGGGAGCTTTTCAGAGTGACCTCAGCTCCATCAGCTCTGAGATCCGGACACTACAGGAACAGTCAGGAGCCATGAACATTCGGCTTCGAAACCGCCAGGCAGTTCGGGGGAAACTTGGGGAGCTTGTCGATGGTCTCGTGGTGCCCTCTGCTCTGGTCAC GGCAATTCTGGAGGCGCCAGTGACAGAGCCCAGGTTCCTGGAGCAGCTGCAGGAGCTGGACGCCAAGGCAGCCGCAGTCCgagagcaggaggccagaggcACCGCTGCCTGCGCAGATGTCAGAGGCGTGCTCGACCGGCTCCGGGTCAAG GCAGTGACGAAGATCCGGGAGTTCATCCTTCAGAAGATTTATTCCTTCAGAAAACCCATGACCAACTATCAGATCCCCCAGACGGCCCTGCTGAAGTACAG GTTCTTCTACCAGTTCCTGCTGGGCAATGAACGAGCCACAGCCAAGGAGATGAGGGATGAATACGTGGAGACGCTGAGCAAGATCTACGTGTCTTACTACCGCTCCTACCTGGGGCGGCTCATGAAGGTGCAG TATGAGGAAGTCGCTGAGAAGGATGATCTAATGGGTGTGGAAGACACGGCGAAGAAAG GATTCTTCTCGAAGCCATCCCTTCGCAGTAGGAACACCATCTTCACCCTGGGGACCCGTGGCTCTGTCATCTCCCCCACTGAACTGGAGGCCCCCATCCTGGTGCCCCACACCGCCCAGCGGGGAGACCAGAGG TATCCATTCGAGGCCCTCTTCCGCAGCCAGCACTATGCCCTCCTGGACAATTCCTGCCGTGAATATCTTTTCATCTGTGAATTCTTTGTTGTGTCTGGCCCAGCTGCACACGACCTCTTCCATGCCGTCATGGGCCGGACGCTCACCATGACCCTG AAACACCTGGAGTCCTATCTCGCTGACTGCTATGATGCCATTGCTGTTTTTCTCTGTATCCACATTGTCCTCCGATTCCGCAATATTGCAGCTAAGAGGGATGTTCCCGCCCTGGACAG GTACTGGGAACAGGTGCTTGCCCTGCTGTGGCCACGATTTGAGTTGATCCTGGAGATGAACGTCCAGAGTGTCCGAAGCACTGACCCTCAGCGCCTTGGGGGACTGGATACTCGGCCCCACTAT ATCACACGTCGGTATGCGGAGTTCTCCTCTGCTCTTGTCAGCATCAATCAGACAATTCCCAACGAACGGACGATGCAGCTGCTGGGACAGCTACAG GTGGAAGTGGAGAATTTTGTCCTCCGAGTGGCAGCTGAGTTCTCCTCAAGGAAGGAGCAGCTTGTGTTTCTGATCAACAACTACGACATGATGCTGGGTGTGCTGATG GAGCGGGCTGCAGATGACAGCAAAGAGGTTGAGAGTTTCCAGCAACTGCTCAATGCTCGGACACag GAATTCATTGAAGAGTTGCTGTCTCCTCCTTTTGGGGGTCTGGTGGCATTTGTGAAGGAGGCTGAGTCTTTGATTGAGCGTGGACAGGCTGAGCGACTTCGAGGGGAAGAAG CCCGGGTTACTCAGCTGATCCGTGGCTTTGGTAGTTCCTGGAAATCATCGGTGGAGTCTCTGAGTCAGGACGTAATGCGGAGTTTCACCAACTTCAGAAATGGAACCAGTATCATCCAG GGAGCGCTGACCCAGCTGATCCAGCTCTATCATCGCTTCCACCGGGTGCTGTCGCAGCCCCAGCTCCGAGCCCTCCCTGCCCGGGCTGAGCTCATCAACATTCACCACCTTATGGTGGAGCTCAAGAAGCACAAGCCCAACTTCTGA